From a single Ignavibacteriota bacterium genomic region:
- a CDS encoding PLP-dependent transferase — protein MRFQTKAIHTGVNKDAAYNSVMTPIYQTSTFRFEDIGTTKGYDYTRTSNPTRKALEENIAALEGGAGAVAVATGMAAIATTLHLFKSGDHIIVTHDCYGGTDRIMRTYQEQFNIQLSYVNMQDPANLRKALRPETKGVWIETPSNPLLNILDIRALADIARAHGALSIVDNTFLTPVNQRPFDLGADVIVHSTTKYLNGHSDVVGGAVVAKEPKVAERIAYLCNALGQGQAPFDAWLVLRGIKTLVPRMALHETNARAIAEYLTKHPRVSKVYYPGLPGHPHHATAKAQQKGFGGMVSFEVKGTIDDVHRLLRGVKVFALAESLGGVESLIDHPQTMTHASMDPVLKAEAGITDTTIRLSIGLEDVQDLIEDLDAALPPRT, from the coding sequence ATGCGCTTTCAGACCAAAGCGATCCATACCGGTGTGAACAAGGATGCTGCGTACAACAGCGTCATGACGCCGATCTATCAGACGTCGACCTTCCGGTTCGAGGATATCGGGACCACCAAAGGGTACGACTACACGCGTACCTCCAATCCGACACGCAAGGCGCTTGAGGAGAACATCGCGGCTCTGGAAGGCGGTGCGGGTGCGGTGGCGGTGGCAACAGGGATGGCTGCGATCGCGACGACCCTGCATCTGTTCAAGTCGGGCGACCATATCATCGTCACGCACGACTGCTACGGCGGTACGGACCGCATCATGCGGACCTACCAGGAGCAGTTCAACATCCAGCTCAGCTACGTGAACATGCAGGATCCGGCCAACCTCAGGAAAGCGTTGCGGCCTGAGACAAAAGGCGTGTGGATCGAGACGCCGAGCAATCCGCTCCTGAACATCCTGGACATCCGCGCGCTCGCCGATATTGCACGCGCGCACGGGGCGCTCTCGATCGTGGACAATACGTTCCTGACCCCGGTGAACCAGCGCCCCTTCGATCTGGGCGCCGATGTGATCGTGCACTCCACAACGAAGTATCTCAATGGCCATAGTGACGTGGTGGGCGGTGCGGTGGTTGCGAAAGAGCCGAAGGTCGCGGAGCGGATCGCCTATCTGTGCAATGCCCTCGGACAGGGGCAGGCACCCTTCGATGCGTGGCTTGTGCTTCGAGGCATCAAGACCCTGGTTCCCCGCATGGCGTTGCATGAGACCAATGCCCGTGCCATCGCGGAGTATCTGACGAAGCATCCGCGGGTGAGCAAGGTGTACTACCCGGGACTTCCCGGTCATCCGCATCACGCCACGGCGAAGGCGCAGCAGAAGGGGTTTGGCGGCATGGTGTCCTTCGAGGTGAAGGGGACCATCGACGATGTGCACCGGCTCCTGCGTGGTGTGAAGGTGTTCGCGCTTGCGGAGTCGCTGGGTGGCGTGGAATCCCTGATCGATCATCCGCAGACCATGACCCATGCTTCCATGGATCCGGTCCTGAAAGCGGAAGCGGGTATCACGGATACCACGATCCGGTTGTCCATCGGGCTGGAGGATGTTCAGGATCTGATCGAGGACCTTGACGCCGCGCTGCCTCCCCGGACATAA
- a CDS encoding PhzF family phenazine biosynthesis protein — protein MNLTMYQIDAFTRELFHGNPAAVCPLDTWLPDDVMQAIAEENNLAETAFYVREEGGFHIRWFTTVCEVDLCGHATLATAHALFHHEGYIGESLTFSSRSGVLRVRRDGDLLVLDFPVDTIRPAEVPEGLMRALGGPPRELFRGKDDLLVVYDREAEIRAIEPDFAMIGKVPCRGVIVTAPGETVDFVSRFFGPQSGIPEDPVTGSAHTTLVPYWAERLKKTTFTALQLSRRGGTLRCALKGDRVEIAGHAVTYLEGTIRVPGV, from the coding sequence ATGAATCTCACGATGTATCAGATCGATGCGTTCACCCGGGAGTTGTTTCACGGGAATCCTGCTGCTGTCTGTCCGCTGGATACGTGGCTCCCCGATGACGTGATGCAGGCGATCGCCGAGGAGAATAACCTCGCGGAGACCGCATTCTATGTCCGCGAAGAAGGCGGGTTTCACATCCGCTGGTTCACCACCGTATGCGAAGTGGATCTGTGTGGCCACGCGACGCTGGCGACCGCGCATGCGCTCTTCCATCACGAAGGATACATCGGGGAGAGCCTGACATTCTCATCGCGCAGCGGGGTCCTCCGTGTGCGGAGGGATGGCGATCTCCTGGTGCTTGACTTCCCCGTTGATACCATCCGTCCGGCCGAAGTGCCCGAGGGTCTGATGCGTGCTCTCGGTGGCCCGCCACGCGAGCTGTTCCGGGGGAAGGACGATCTCCTTGTGGTGTATGACAGGGAAGCCGAGATACGTGCGATCGAACCGGACTTCGCGATGATCGGGAAGGTACCGTGCCGCGGTGTGATCGTGACCGCCCCCGGGGAGACCGTCGATTTTGTGTCCAGGTTCTTCGGGCCGCAATCAGGGATACCCGAGGATCCTGTGACGGGTTCAGCGCACACGACCTTGGTGCCGTATTGGGCGGAGAGATTGAAGAAAACGACGTTCACTGCACTCCAGCTCTCGCGCCGGGGCGGCACGCTTCGTTGTGCGTTGAAGGGTGACCGGGTGGAGATCGCGGGCCATGCGGTGACGTATCTTGAAGGGACGATCCGCGTGCCCGGGGTATGA
- a CDS encoding histidinol-phosphatase: MKRSFASILLLTVLTFCGAAQNLSITPIRIPDIEGYHTLKCDFHMHTVFSDGDLWPEFRVKEALSEGLDAIAITDHIEYLPKKTWLGSDRNLSVQIARPVAAATGLILIPGAEITRSMPPGHLNAIFVQDANALSKETWRDAVAEARKQGAIIFWNHPGWKGQQPDGVARWYDEHTEILGNGTLWGMEVANHTEWYPQVLAWAREKGLGIMGNSDSHEPISFEFNRRGIAHRPMTLVFAKERSAESIREALLAKRTAVYREHEVIGDSLWLKQIFTHSIAITPGEVATTGRKPVPVTAVNSSDLTYRLERVSPTSVLVFPEELTIPAGQSTVFGVRPSADSLSVNGSVTVVYRVKNMIVAPDRSLEVPLTFRVRIDPK, encoded by the coding sequence ATGAAACGTTCTTTCGCCTCCATCCTCCTGTTGACGGTGCTCACCTTCTGCGGCGCCGCTCAGAACCTGAGCATCACCCCGATACGGATCCCCGATATCGAGGGGTACCATACGCTGAAGTGCGACTTCCATATGCATACGGTCTTCTCGGATGGCGATCTGTGGCCCGAGTTCCGGGTGAAAGAGGCGCTGTCGGAAGGGCTTGACGCGATCGCCATCACGGACCACATCGAATATCTGCCGAAGAAGACCTGGCTGGGCTCGGACCGCAACCTCAGCGTCCAGATCGCGCGCCCGGTCGCTGCAGCGACCGGACTGATCCTCATCCCCGGCGCAGAGATCACGCGTTCCATGCCCCCCGGCCACCTGAACGCGATCTTTGTCCAGGACGCGAATGCCCTGTCGAAGGAGACCTGGCGCGATGCGGTGGCGGAGGCGCGGAAGCAGGGTGCCATCATCTTCTGGAATCACCCCGGATGGAAAGGGCAGCAGCCCGACGGCGTGGCACGGTGGTACGATGAGCATACGGAGATCCTCGGGAACGGCACGCTGTGGGGTATGGAGGTCGCGAATCACACCGAATGGTATCCACAGGTCCTCGCCTGGGCCCGGGAGAAGGGGCTCGGCATCATGGGCAATTCAGATTCTCACGAGCCGATCTCGTTCGAGTTCAACCGCAGGGGGATCGCGCACAGGCCCATGACCCTCGTCTTTGCAAAGGAACGCTCCGCGGAATCGATCAGGGAGGCATTGCTTGCGAAACGGACCGCCGTGTACCGGGAGCATGAGGTCATCGGCGACTCCCTCTGGCTGAAGCAGATCTTCACCCATTCGATCGCCATCACACCGGGTGAGGTGGCAACGACCGGGAGGAAGCCTGTACCCGTGACGGCCGTGAATTCGTCAGACCTTACCTACCGCCTGGAGCGTGTCTCGCCCACCAGCGTCCTCGTCTTTCCGGAAGAGCTGACGATCCCCGCGGGGCAATCCACGGTGTTCGGCGTCCGCCCTTCGGCAGATTCGCTTTCTGTGAATGGCAGTGTGACCGTCGTGTACCGTGTGAAGAACATGATCGTTGCTCCGGACCGGAGCCTTGAGGTGCCGTTGACGTTCAGAGTCCGTATCGACCCGAAGTAG
- the menC gene encoding o-succinylbenzoate synthase, translated as MAFAFDHPVLHRIPPPLEHIEFVTVRLPFISPFGISAHVWTCKEALLLRVTSGGHTAWSECVADPDPYYLPETTSTAAHIIRDFLLPVVKDGMTMADILAEFRKVKGNPMAKATVENALLVLLAEGDNVPLHALLGQTPARIMSGISIGIKETVDDLLVAVQEAVDKKYHRVKMKIKRGKDVAWVRAVRERFPDIQLMVDANCDFTLDDLPMLRALDAFGLTMIEQPLSYADIYQHSLVQKELKTPVCLDESILCLDDAATALALGSCRIINIKEGRVGGLIESMRIAALCQHHGIPVWSGGMDETGIGRAVNIHLQTVPGFTLPGDTSETSRYFTEDIADPPVVLDREGFITIPPGPGLGIHIDPERLNRYLVKRETIR; from the coding sequence ATGGCCTTTGCCTTCGATCATCCCGTGCTGCACCGCATCCCGCCGCCGCTCGAGCACATCGAGTTCGTCACCGTGCGGCTCCCCTTCATCAGCCCCTTCGGTATCAGCGCGCATGTGTGGACGTGCAAGGAGGCGTTGCTGCTGCGGGTCACGTCGGGCGGACACACCGCATGGAGCGAATGCGTGGCCGATCCGGACCCGTACTATCTGCCCGAGACCACCTCGACCGCCGCGCATATCATCCGCGACTTCCTGTTGCCGGTGGTCAAGGACGGCATGACGATGGCGGACATCCTCGCCGAGTTCCGCAAGGTCAAAGGGAACCCCATGGCAAAGGCGACGGTCGAGAATGCTCTGCTGGTCCTTCTCGCCGAAGGGGACAACGTGCCGCTGCATGCCCTGCTCGGACAGACGCCGGCCCGCATCATGTCCGGCATCAGCATCGGCATCAAGGAGACCGTTGATGATCTTCTCGTCGCCGTGCAGGAAGCGGTGGACAAGAAGTACCACCGCGTGAAGATGAAGATCAAGCGCGGCAAGGATGTTGCCTGGGTCCGTGCCGTGCGCGAGCGCTTCCCGGATATCCAGCTCATGGTCGATGCCAACTGCGATTTCACGCTGGATGACCTTCCGATGCTTCGCGCATTGGATGCATTCGGACTGACGATGATCGAGCAGCCGCTGTCGTACGCCGACATCTACCAGCATTCCCTGGTGCAGAAGGAATTGAAGACCCCGGTCTGCCTCGATGAATCCATCCTCTGCCTGGATGATGCAGCAACGGCGCTTGCGCTTGGCTCCTGCCGGATCATCAATATTAAGGAAGGCCGTGTGGGCGGACTCATCGAATCCATGCGTATCGCAGCCCTCTGCCAGCACCATGGCATCCCCGTCTGGTCGGGGGGTATGGACGAGACCGGCATCGGGCGCGCGGTGAACATCCATCTCCAAACTGTCCCCGGATTCACTCTCCCCGGAGACACCTCAGAAACCTCCCGCTATTTCACGGAAGATATCGCCGATCCACCGGTGGTGCTGGACAGGGAAGGCTTCATCACCATTCCGCCGGGGCCCGGATTGGGCATCCATATCGATCCCGAACGGCTGAACCGCTATCTGGTCAAACGGGAAACGATCCGATAG
- a CDS encoding HAMP domain-containing protein has product MVKIGTKLGLGIGVLVLLCVSIGLISYQQTQMVGEKLQDLAQIREPANSAVYALENHLVETAFAAFGYSATGDRNFVDAYDEGLADASFLQRTIPGGRSPLSSDDAALRFTFDQLHEGAAHNIALRGRFSRTMDSLQVEAEALERLLIDRIQSAVTADDPIAYRRLQVVLGMQIQLSTITKQLGSFLLTGESQYGAGMDAAEARLREFAQAYRILLLTPEERTLSEELRGRLARVLGLTAAMRRLEQERRERLTAFLTLYRQLKIQLDTGVKTGTQRGLEQARQELLEAGTTANTTILLALLGSVVFGIGAGMVTTRHITRPLKHLVSVMRAIADGDTSRRVQITTHDELRLVGEAFNHMTDQLESAERARLASLRMSATSMQRAQEEERARISRELHDDVCQRLTGTRYRVDVLQDGVPAGNRKMSRELEEVAVELDRSISEVRRISSNLRPSVLDDFGLIAALRLLCSEMQRSTGIAVTCEVPDAAEDHVDGTTEIALYRITQEALGNISKHAHATQVDLRLGRDESGIVLTIRDNGVGFIQGDVERSRESGHGFGLRTMSERAELLGGRCDVQSTKNGGTTVTVSLPLPEEDDNA; this is encoded by the coding sequence ATGGTGAAGATCGGCACGAAGCTCGGACTGGGGATCGGGGTTCTGGTGCTGCTGTGTGTGAGCATCGGCCTTATCTCGTATCAGCAGACCCAGATGGTGGGGGAGAAACTGCAGGACCTTGCGCAGATCAGGGAGCCGGCGAACTCGGCGGTGTATGCGCTGGAGAACCATCTGGTGGAGACCGCATTCGCCGCATTCGGCTATTCCGCCACCGGCGACCGGAATTTCGTGGATGCCTATGATGAGGGGCTGGCCGATGCGTCGTTCCTGCAACGAACGATCCCCGGCGGACGGAGCCCGCTGTCGTCGGATGATGCCGCGTTACGCTTCACCTTCGACCAATTGCACGAAGGGGCGGCGCACAACATCGCATTGCGCGGACGATTCTCCCGCACGATGGATTCGCTGCAGGTGGAGGCTGAGGCGCTCGAGAGGTTGCTCATCGACCGGATACAGAGTGCCGTCACGGCGGATGATCCGATCGCCTACCGGAGGCTGCAGGTGGTCCTTGGCATGCAGATCCAGCTGAGCACCATCACGAAGCAATTAGGCAGCTTCCTGCTCACCGGCGAATCGCAGTATGGTGCGGGCATGGACGCTGCGGAGGCCCGGCTGAGGGAATTCGCCCAGGCGTACCGGATCCTCCTCCTCACACCGGAAGAGCGTACCCTGTCCGAAGAACTCCGCGGGCGCCTCGCGCGTGTGCTCGGGCTGACCGCCGCGATGCGCAGACTCGAGCAGGAGCGCAGGGAACGGCTGACCGCATTCCTGACGCTGTACCGTCAGTTGAAGATACAGTTGGACACCGGCGTGAAGACCGGGACGCAGCGTGGCCTCGAACAGGCGCGCCAGGAACTCCTGGAGGCGGGCACCACGGCGAACACGACGATCCTGCTGGCGTTGCTCGGCAGTGTGGTGTTCGGCATCGGGGCGGGCATGGTGACCACGCGCCATATCACGCGACCGCTCAAACACCTGGTGAGCGTCATGCGCGCGATCGCCGATGGCGATACAAGCCGGCGGGTGCAGATCACGACGCACGATGAGCTCCGTCTGGTAGGAGAGGCCTTCAATCATATGACGGACCAGCTCGAGTCCGCCGAACGAGCGCGGCTTGCGAGCCTCCGGATGTCCGCGACCTCCATGCAGCGTGCGCAGGAAGAGGAGCGAGCCCGGATCTCCCGCGAATTGCATGACGACGTCTGTCAGCGCCTGACGGGGACGCGGTACCGCGTGGATGTGTTACAGGACGGCGTCCCGGCCGGGAACCGCAAGATGTCGCGCGAGCTTGAGGAGGTGGCGGTGGAGTTGGACCGGTCGATCAGCGAGGTGCGGCGCATATCGTCCAACCTCCGGCCGAGCGTTCTGGATGACTTCGGGTTGATCGCGGCGCTGCGTCTGCTGTGCTCGGAGATGCAGCGGTCAACGGGGATCGCGGTGACGTGCGAGGTGCCGGATGCGGCGGAGGACCATGTGGACGGCACGACGGAGATCGCGTTGTACCGCATCACGCAGGAGGCCCTGGGGAATATCTCCAAACATGCGCATGCCACGCAGGTGGACCTGCGTCTGGGCCGTGATGAGAGCGGTATCGTCCTGACGATCCGGGACAATGGCGTGGGTTTCATACAGGGTGATGTTGAGCGGAGCCGGGAGTCCGGACACGGATTCGGGCTGCGGACCATGAGTGAGCGTGCCGAACTTCTCGGAGGACGGTGCGATGTGCAAAGCACGAAGAACGGCGGGACGACGGTGACCGTCTCCCTGCCTCTTCCTGAGGAGGATGATAATGCGTAA
- a CDS encoding response regulator transcription factor: MRKTRILIVDDHDVVRSGLKALLRTSEEYAVVGEAADGEEALRLVEELTPDIVLTDISMPRLDGIGATRLITQRHPQVKVIVLTVYEDEEYVYQILRAGASGYLLKNASKNQIFEAIEAVMSGERFFSPGISRLIVDGFLKRAAVQETVEPPTPSGSGLTKRELEVLRFIALGLTNREIAEKLFLSFRTVNTHRANIMQKLDIHDTAGLVRHAIATGVVDMKKEEKREEK, encoded by the coding sequence ATGCGTAAGACACGGATACTGATCGTTGATGACCATGATGTCGTGCGGAGCGGCCTGAAGGCGCTGCTGCGGACCTCCGAAGAGTATGCTGTTGTCGGTGAGGCCGCGGATGGTGAGGAGGCGCTGCGACTCGTGGAGGAGCTCACGCCGGACATTGTCCTCACGGACATCTCCATGCCGCGGCTGGACGGCATTGGTGCGACGCGCCTGATCACGCAGCGCCACCCGCAGGTAAAGGTCATCGTACTGACCGTGTACGAAGATGAGGAGTATGTGTATCAGATCCTCAGGGCGGGTGCGAGCGGATATCTTCTCAAGAATGCCAGCAAGAACCAGATCTTTGAGGCCATCGAAGCCGTGATGTCCGGTGAACGGTTCTTCAGTCCGGGTATCTCACGCCTGATCGTGGACGGCTTTCTGAAGCGTGCTGCCGTGCAGGAGACCGTGGAACCGCCCACGCCATCGGGCAGCGGGCTCACGAAGCGTGAGCTGGAGGTCCTCCGGTTCATCGCCCTGGGGTTGACCAACCGCGAGATCGCGGAGAAGCTGTTCCTGAGTTTCCGGACGGTGAACACGCACCGGGCGAACATCATGCAGAAGCTGGATATCCATGATACCGCGGGATTGGTGCGGCATGCTATTGCGACGGGGGTGGTGGATATGAAGAAAGAAGAAAAGAGAGAGGAGAAATAG
- the cysK gene encoding cysteine synthase A, with protein sequence MKAQNILGTIGRTPVVRLSKLFPGDREVWVKLERANPGGSIKDRIALSMVEDAEKRGVLKQGSVIIEPTSGNTGIGLAIVAAVKGYRLILVMPESMSVERRRIMSAYGAEFDLTPREKGMKGAIERAKELAAATPGAWIPQQFENQANVEVHRNTTAREILEDFPEGLDVLITGVGTGGHITGVAEVVRAKFPDLEVFAVEPALSPVLSGGAPGPHPIQGIGAGFVPAILKKELLDGVIQVTKEESFQYAQRAAKEEGIFLGISSGASLAAVAKKLPELPAKSRVLTFNYDTGERYLSIDGLFA encoded by the coding sequence ATGAAAGCACAGAACATTCTCGGAACGATCGGCCGGACACCCGTGGTGCGGCTCAGCAAGTTGTTCCCTGGCGACCGTGAAGTGTGGGTGAAGTTGGAACGCGCCAATCCCGGCGGGAGCATCAAGGACCGCATTGCATTGTCGATGGTCGAGGATGCGGAGAAGCGCGGGGTGTTGAAGCAGGGGAGCGTGATCATCGAGCCGACCTCGGGAAACACCGGTATCGGGCTGGCGATCGTTGCGGCCGTGAAGGGATACCGGCTCATACTCGTGATGCCTGAATCGATGTCGGTGGAACGCCGCCGGATCATGTCGGCGTATGGTGCCGAGTTCGATCTGACGCCGAGAGAGAAGGGGATGAAGGGAGCGATCGAGCGTGCGAAGGAACTTGCGGCGGCGACTCCCGGCGCGTGGATCCCCCAGCAGTTCGAGAACCAGGCGAATGTGGAGGTACACAGGAATACGACTGCCCGGGAGATCCTTGAGGATTTTCCGGAGGGATTGGATGTTCTCATCACCGGCGTCGGGACCGGCGGGCACATCACGGGCGTCGCGGAAGTTGTGCGGGCGAAGTTCCCGGACCTGGAGGTCTTTGCCGTAGAGCCGGCCCTGTCACCGGTCTTGAGCGGCGGTGCGCCCGGCCCACATCCGATCCAGGGGATCGGTGCAGGATTCGTGCCCGCGATCCTGAAAAAGGAACTGCTGGACGGTGTCATCCAGGTGACGAAGGAAGAGTCGTTCCAGTACGCGCAGCGTGCGGCGAAGGAAGAGGGGATCTTCCTCGGGATCTCGTCCGGTGCATCGCTCGCTGCCGTGGCAAAGAAGCTACCCGAGCTCCCGGCAAAGTCCAGGGTACTGACCTTCAACTACGACACGGGAGAGCGGTATTTGTCGATCGATGGGTTATTCGCGTAG
- a CDS encoding phytanoyl-CoA dioxygenase family protein yields MAAPLRLSVHQQEHFVREGYLRGLPAVYAPSEVRDLHAGLQGLLALLKPGESSKEIREWHESSRFLYDICMHPVLLDYVEDLLGPDFYLWGSNFFIKEPRSLSTVGWHQDAYYWPLDPHESLTVWLAFDDSTVENGAMTVVPGSHRAGLLKHIRVRETDSVLMLECERGQFAEDTALPVTLKAGEVSIHDDKLVHGSPANPSDTRRAGLTIRYSRTNVKCDLSINPHFTTYLCRGTDRFKYNPRGVEPVQQFGRLDRKHVSVEEAGTGAEKKLGLV; encoded by the coding sequence ATGGCAGCACCTCTGCGGCTCTCCGTTCACCAGCAGGAACACTTCGTACGGGAGGGGTATCTCCGCGGCCTCCCGGCGGTCTATGCTCCATCAGAGGTCCGGGACCTCCACGCTGGCTTGCAGGGGTTACTGGCCTTGCTCAAACCCGGGGAATCCTCCAAAGAGATCCGGGAATGGCATGAATCGAGCCGGTTTCTCTATGATATCTGCATGCACCCGGTGCTTCTGGACTATGTTGAAGACCTGTTGGGGCCGGATTTCTATCTCTGGGGGTCGAATTTCTTCATCAAAGAACCCCGCAGCCTGTCCACCGTGGGGTGGCACCAGGATGCGTACTACTGGCCGCTCGATCCCCACGAGTCCCTGACGGTCTGGCTGGCCTTCGATGACAGCACGGTGGAGAACGGTGCTATGACCGTGGTCCCGGGCTCACACCGGGCAGGGTTGCTCAAGCATATCCGTGTGCGGGAGACCGATTCGGTGCTGATGCTCGAATGTGAACGCGGGCAGTTCGCCGAGGACACGGCGTTGCCCGTCACGCTGAAGGCCGGTGAGGTCTCGATCCATGATGACAAGTTGGTTCACGGTTCGCCGGCAAACCCATCGGATACCCGGCGGGCGGGGCTGACGATCCGGTATTCACGGACGAACGTGAAGTGCGACCTTTCCATCAATCCGCATTTCACAACGTATCTGTGCCGCGGTACGGACAGGTTCAAGTACAATCCCAGAGGAGTAGAGCCGGTGCAGCAGTTCGGGCGGCTCGACAGGAAGCACGTCAGCGTGGAGGAGGCCGGTACGGGTGCCGAGAAGAAGCTCGGGCTCGTCTGA
- a CDS encoding AMP-binding protein: protein MLLHQAFVRSAKKYSGKLAIIDRTLGRRVTYGKALIGTLILARKFGAYDPGFLGIMLPNSAGSILAILATLMSGRTPVMINYATGAAGNCEFAQKKCAFRTIITSRALCEKIGCRPVEGMVFLEDIMASIGPVDKVRAALKAHLPTDKLLTRIHRGDEDETLVILFTSGSEKEPKAVQLTHRNITANFEGITKAFTFVPEDIFLANLPYFHVFGQTANLWVPLVVGTTLVTYANPLDFKTICDVVREEKVTMMAGTPTFFWGYLRNGKEGDFDTVRILLTGADKCPDGLRDGFLAKHNKVLLEAYGATETSPAITMNTVDHNRPGSVGRPIPGMEVRVENYETGESCAAGEIGKILVKGASVMKGYFDDFEQTSLSIRHGWYDTGDMGYVDPDGYLWHVGRLKRFLKIGGEMVSLIRVEDAIQKVIAPDIECCVVEIPDALRGARIVAALTGRIDEKAVMKQLALHLPPIAMPSRFVYVDEMPKMGSGKIDFRAITETVRDIVQHR from the coding sequence ATGCTTCTACATCAAGCGTTCGTCCGCAGCGCAAAAAAGTATTCCGGCAAGCTCGCGATCATCGACCGCACCCTGGGCCGCCGCGTAACGTATGGCAAAGCCCTGATCGGTACACTCATTTTGGCGCGGAAGTTTGGCGCCTACGATCCTGGCTTCCTCGGCATCATGCTGCCGAACTCCGCCGGATCGATCCTCGCGATCCTCGCGACGCTCATGAGCGGGCGGACACCGGTGATGATCAACTATGCAACAGGCGCTGCGGGGAATTGCGAGTTCGCCCAGAAGAAATGCGCGTTCCGCACGATCATCACCTCGCGCGCCCTGTGCGAAAAGATCGGGTGCCGCCCCGTGGAGGGCATGGTCTTTCTCGAAGACATCATGGCGAGCATCGGGCCGGTGGACAAAGTGCGCGCGGCACTCAAAGCGCACCTCCCCACCGACAAGCTCCTGACCCGCATCCACCGCGGGGATGAGGATGAGACGCTGGTGATCCTCTTCACCAGTGGGAGCGAGAAGGAGCCCAAGGCCGTCCAGCTCACACACCGGAACATCACCGCCAATTTCGAAGGCATCACCAAGGCGTTCACGTTCGTTCCCGAGGACATCTTCCTCGCCAATCTCCCCTACTTCCATGTGTTCGGACAGACGGCGAACCTCTGGGTGCCGCTCGTGGTCGGGACAACCCTGGTCACCTACGCCAACCCGCTCGACTTCAAGACCATCTGCGACGTTGTGCGCGAAGAAAAAGTGACCATGATGGCAGGGACCCCGACCTTCTTCTGGGGATATCTGCGGAACGGGAAAGAGGGTGATTTCGATACGGTCCGTATCCTCCTCACCGGCGCGGACAAGTGTCCCGACGGCCTGCGGGACGGGTTCCTCGCAAAGCACAACAAGGTCCTGCTGGAAGCGTACGGCGCAACGGAAACCAGCCCGGCCATCACCATGAATACGGTGGACCACAACCGCCCCGGCAGCGTGGGACGGCCCATTCCGGGCATGGAGGTGCGCGTCGAGAACTACGAGACCGGCGAATCCTGCGCGGCCGGCGAGATCGGCAAGATCCTCGTGAAGGGTGCGAGCGTGATGAAGGGGTACTTCGACGATTTCGAACAGACATCGCTCAGCATCCGGCACGGCTGGTACGACACAGGCGATATGGGGTATGTGGATCCTGATGGATACCTGTGGCACGTGGGCCGGCTGAAGCGATTCCTCAAGATCGGTGGAGAGATGGTGTCGCTGATCCGTGTCGAGGACGCGATCCAGAAGGTCATCGCACCGGATATCGAATGCTGCGTCGTTGAGATCCCGGACGCACTTCGTGGCGCGCGCATCGTTGCGGCACTGACCGGCCGCATCGACGAGAAGGCCGTGATGAAGCAGCTCGCGCTGCACCTCCCGCCGATCGCCATGCCCTCGCGCTTCGTCTATGTGGATGAGATGCCGAAGATGGGGAGCGGCAAGATCGACTTCCGCGCCATAACAGAAACGGTGCGGGACATCGTCCAGCACCGTTGA